In the genome of Neodiprion pinetum isolate iyNeoPine1 chromosome 2, iyNeoPine1.2, whole genome shotgun sequence, one region contains:
- the LOC124211255 gene encoding uncharacterized protein, protein MDDLMGEKPFMSPLSMYSTGRCTRTHSESSVGSDSGMSTCTTTTSAKKLKRETVLDGILQRIKTILYIWKMFIYPPKVIFRLNEIQVSIQTMLLVYFVIKRPKNIDPRDCLYFQLEEDYFHDETRNFTRVKTTPTRQDRIKQVFIRGFQKSSPKRRILHDVYEKKSTGRISGHLIQRLCGRHRGSVVIVCDHVDHYHVVHDCSYGNATCRCPAIFEFREFIEFVGRRYSRRVTSSVGYTIQHWINLAIYFEKEGRSIDYLDIAGRKWIPSRETRCIQLQQDLQCGQEELVEGFGTAQHFHDQQCSRPETYSSTTSDCAGSERFDGASGSQKRGKGDRIIEFLRKFPTAPVNHIFGISLWYNSEYKFWNRQSPLFQSIIKIVGNFYNELSVSELAEYFTSLEPQNLIFNAPMGNVQNYYYSPEESLSICEKLIDFQFRSNRREIQNFYETLFNVVDRKVPKKNSLFVLSPPNSGKNFFFDAFIHFCINFGQMGNFNRYCTFPLMECVDRRIILWNEPVMEASASETLKCILGGDTCNAKVKYLGDAVIGRTPVIILSNNDVFPKDEAFRSRIFQYEWRQASFLKDYKKKPHPMVVSLLYNKYIQ, encoded by the exons ATGGACGATTTAATGGGGGAGAAACCCTTTATGTCTCCTCTGTCAATGTACTCGACTGGAAGATGTACCCGTACACATTCGGAGTCAAGTGTGGGGAGTGACAGTGGGATGAGTACTTGTACGACCACAACAAGTGCGA aaaAACTAAAGCGAGAAACCGTATTAGATGGTATATTACAACGAATTAAGACCATATTGTACATCTGGAAAATGTTTATTTACCCTCCGAAAGTAATATTTCGGTTGAATGAGATTCAAGTATCGATCCAAACAATGTTACTTGTGTATTTTGTGATCAAAAGACCAAAAAACATCGATCCGAGAGACTGCCTCTATTTTCAATTGGAAGAGGATTATTTCCACGATGAGACAAGGAATTTTACACGTGTTAAAACAACTCCAACAAGACAAGATCGAATTAAACAAGTGTTCATACGGGGATTTCAAAAAAGCAGCCCGAAAAGGAGAATATTACACGATGtttatgagaaaaaatctaCAGGCCGGATTAGCGGACATCTTATTCAACGCTTGTGTGGTCGACACCGAGGATCAGTCGTTATCGTCTGCGACCACGTCGACCATTACCACGTTGTCCACGATTGCTCCTACGGAAACGCAACATGTCGTTGTCCAGCCATCTTCGAGTTCAGGGAATTTATCGAGTTCGTCGGCCGTAGATATTCTAGACGAGTTACTTCCAGTGTCGGATATACAATCCAACACTGGATTAATCTCGCAATCTATTTCGAGAAGGAAGGGCGAAGCATTGACTACTTGGACATCGCCGGGAGAAAGTGGATACCAAGTCGTGAAACTAGATGTATACAATTACAACAAGATTTGCAATGTGGACAAGAAGAATTGGTGGAAGGTTTCGGAACTGCGCAGCACTTTCATGACCAACAGTGCAGTCGACCCGAAACATATAGCTCTACAACGTCTGATTGCGCTGGCAGCGAAAGATTTGACGGCGCTTCCGGGAGTCAAAAGAGAGGAAAGGGCGACCGGATCATCGAATTTTTACGGAAATTTCCAACAGCGCCAGTAAATCATATATTTGGTATTTCTCTATGGTATAATTCTGAATATAAGTTTTGGAATCGTCAGTCACCattatttcaaagtattataaaaatagttgGTAATTTTTACAACGAACTTAGTGTTTCAGAATTAGCTGAATATTTCACCAGTTTAGAAcctcaaaatttgattttcaatgcTCCAATGGGAAATGTGCaaaattattactattcaCCGGAAGAATCTTTatcaatttgtgaaaaattaatagattttcaatttagaTCCAACAGACGAgaaatccaaaatttttacgagACTTTATTTAATGTCGTAGATCGTAAAGTGCCTAAAAAGAATTCGCTTTTCGTTTTAAGTCCGCCTAATTccggcaaaaatttttttttcgatgcttttattcatttttgcaTAAATTTCGGTCAAATGGGCAATTTCAATAGATACTGTACTTTTCCACTAATGGAATGTGTTGATCGACGTATAATATTATGGAACGAACCGGTTATGGAAGCCAGCGCTAGTGAAACACTTAAATGTATATTGGGCGGTGACACTTGTAATGCGAAAGTAAAGTATTTAGGTGACGCTGTCATCGGTCGAACACCCGTCATAATATTATCAAACAACGATGTATTTCCAAAAGATGAAGCATTCAGATCGAGAATATTTCAATACGAATGGAGGCAGGCATCATTTCTAAAGGATTATAAAAAGAAACCTCATCCGATGGTTGTATCTTTATTGTACAATAAAtacatacaataa